In Magnetococcales bacterium, one genomic interval encodes:
- a CDS encoding PAS domain S-box protein: MASYGYALRMEDQPLVLVSGALQEMTQPWGGAEAWWIEVSRRITLPAATQCPICNMAQLLGECTVALPLKGRADSGLAYFEIAFNGHSHGLSGAEGADLLIVRDASLMQQELNALRESVRTFESLCETISEVYFNVDRDGRIRFISPGCHRLLGYRPREMLGRRLVEFCVDPIYWDELQEILRVSSRVEDFDVLLYCRQGHQLPISLNGRLLLDQAGKPRGIEGSMRDVTEREQMDAMMAERTRKMQESLAELGHQKVALDQHATLLITDADGHITYANRKMVETSQFTQEELHGANPRVFNGAYHPKSFFKELWRTLTSGHIWRGEICNRRKDGLPFWLEMTIVPFMTPAGRPFQYVSIGTDITGRLQGEARIASSRDFLTRITDAMGEGMYCLDLEGRVTFLNRWAEKLLGWKEAEVLGRNLHDVIHFKRPDGTLVTPEECPVHRSLLGRVFRIDEDFFIHRDGQMLPVSYVTTPLMEGREIVGSVAVFQEISGRLTLEKDLRQQRDNAVEASQLKSEFLANMSHEIRTPMNAIIGMNDLLLDTALNNEQKEFSEIIKESADSLLSLINDILDFSKIEAGKIDLEEIDFTPVTVVEGAAELLASQAHAKGLSLMTFVAPRVPRVLRGDPGRLRQMLLNLISNAVKFTEEGEVVVRCELESEFPGEIRLLFSVSDTGIGLSKKVRSRLFQPFTQASDTSRKYGGTGLGLAICKRLVDLMGGEIGVESVEGEGARFWFALPLRRSTLKTAEESDKLNTHSLQDLSILLVMDQASDLEILTATLTSWKTRCCGVIGAQAALAALETARLEGQPFHLILVSEEVGDIPCLDFPEACRASGITNGTPMLVLADSHDKSWEEQARQVGYQAVLVKPVRQLELVETLIGAVDPASVMPFVEAFVPSENKETTTIPPAPDAYDALESGKLLLLAEDNPVNQKVAVMQLKKLGYAVHAVSNGKEAVEAVSHLPYALILMDCQMPVMDGFEATHVIRRMDRASSRHIPVIAMTANAMKGDRERCLKSGMDDYLSKPVSPEELRKKLEYWIPKSASDMPPIDITQLQQLFGHDEEVIRELMRHFMPSARELLDKLRECGHQKQAQDLVEAANELKGACSNMGASVMTRLARRLEQSAAAGDWQEVDSSLENLERAYRRVEAFVEDF; the protein is encoded by the coding sequence ATGGCGTCCTACGGATACGCCTTGCGCATGGAAGATCAGCCGCTGGTGCTGGTCAGCGGTGCGCTGCAGGAGATGACCCAACCCTGGGGGGGAGCGGAGGCCTGGTGGATCGAGGTCTCCCGCCGCATCACCCTGCCCGCCGCTACCCAATGTCCCATCTGCAACATGGCCCAGCTTCTGGGCGAGTGTACCGTGGCGCTGCCCCTCAAGGGCCGGGCCGACAGCGGCCTCGCCTACTTCGAAATCGCCTTCAACGGCCATTCCCACGGACTTTCCGGCGCGGAAGGCGCCGATCTGCTCATCGTGCGCGATGCCTCCCTGATGCAGCAGGAACTCAACGCCCTGCGGGAGTCGGTGCGCACCTTCGAATCCCTGTGCGAAACCATCAGCGAAGTCTATTTCAACGTGGACCGGGACGGGCGCATTCGCTTCATCAGTCCGGGTTGCCACCGGTTGTTGGGCTATCGTCCCCGGGAGATGCTGGGACGGCGTCTGGTGGAATTCTGCGTCGATCCCATCTACTGGGATGAACTGCAGGAGATCCTGCGCGTTTCCTCACGGGTCGAGGATTTCGATGTCCTGCTCTATTGCCGTCAGGGCCACCAGTTGCCCATCTCCCTGAACGGTCGTCTGCTGCTCGACCAGGCGGGCAAGCCGCGTGGCATCGAAGGCTCCATGCGGGACGTCACCGAACGGGAGCAAATGGATGCCATGATGGCGGAGCGCACCCGCAAGATGCAGGAGAGCCTGGCGGAACTCGGCCACCAGAAAGTCGCTCTGGACCAGCACGCCACCCTGCTGATCACCGACGCGGACGGCCATATCACCTATGCCAACCGCAAGATGGTGGAAACCTCCCAGTTCACCCAGGAGGAGTTGCACGGCGCCAACCCACGGGTCTTCAACGGCGCCTACCACCCCAAATCCTTCTTCAAGGAGTTGTGGCGCACCCTGACCTCCGGGCACATCTGGCGGGGGGAGATCTGCAACCGCCGCAAGGACGGCCTGCCCTTCTGGCTGGAAATGACCATCGTGCCCTTCATGACCCCCGCCGGGCGGCCGTTCCAGTACGTTTCCATCGGCACCGACATCACCGGACGACTGCAGGGCGAAGCCCGTATCGCCTCCTCCCGTGACTTTCTCACCCGCATCACCGACGCCATGGGCGAAGGCATGTACTGTCTCGACCTCGAAGGCCGGGTCACCTTTCTCAACCGGTGGGCCGAAAAGCTCCTGGGCTGGAAAGAGGCGGAGGTGCTGGGACGCAATCTGCACGATGTCATCCACTTCAAACGCCCGGACGGCACCCTGGTCACTCCCGAGGAGTGTCCGGTGCATCGCTCCCTGCTGGGACGGGTCTTTCGCATCGACGAAGACTTCTTCATCCACCGTGACGGCCAGATGCTGCCGGTCTCCTACGTGACCACCCCCCTGATGGAAGGTCGCGAGATCGTGGGTTCGGTCGCGGTCTTCCAGGAGATTTCCGGTCGGCTGACGCTCGAAAAGGATCTGCGTCAGCAGCGCGACAACGCGGTGGAGGCCTCCCAGCTCAAGTCGGAATTCCTGGCCAACATGAGCCATGAAATCCGCACCCCCATGAACGCCATCATCGGCATGAACGATCTGCTGCTCGATACCGCCCTCAACAACGAACAAAAGGAGTTTTCGGAGATCATCAAAGAGTCGGCGGACAGCCTTCTCTCGCTGATCAACGATATTCTCGACTTCTCCAAGATCGAAGCCGGCAAGATCGACCTGGAGGAGATCGACTTCACCCCGGTAACGGTGGTGGAGGGGGCCGCCGAACTGCTGGCCTCCCAGGCCCACGCCAAGGGGCTCTCCCTGATGACCTTCGTGGCCCCGCGAGTACCCCGGGTGCTGCGTGGCGATCCGGGGCGCTTGCGCCAGATGCTGCTCAACCTGATCAGCAACGCCGTCAAGTTCACCGAAGAGGGCGAGGTGGTGGTGCGTTGCGAGCTGGAAAGCGAATTTCCGGGGGAGATCCGCCTGCTCTTCAGTGTCTCGGATACGGGTATCGGGCTGTCGAAAAAGGTGCGCAGCCGTCTGTTCCAGCCTTTCACCCAGGCCAGCGACACCTCCCGCAAATACGGTGGGACCGGCCTGGGGCTGGCCATCTGCAAACGGCTCGTGGATCTGATGGGCGGGGAGATCGGCGTGGAAAGCGTGGAAGGGGAGGGTGCGCGTTTCTGGTTCGCCCTGCCGTTGCGTCGTTCCACCCTGAAAACCGCCGAAGAGAGCGACAAGCTCAATACCCACTCCTTGCAGGATCTCTCCATCCTGCTGGTCATGGACCAGGCCTCCGATCTGGAAATACTGACCGCCACCCTCACCTCCTGGAAAACCCGCTGCTGCGGGGTGATCGGGGCTCAGGCCGCTCTGGCCGCCCTGGAAACCGCCCGGCTGGAGGGGCAACCCTTCCATTTGATCCTGGTGTCGGAAGAGGTGGGCGACATCCCCTGCCTCGATTTCCCGGAAGCGTGTCGCGCCAGCGGCATTACCAACGGCACTCCCATGCTGGTGCTGGCCGATTCCCACGACAAATCCTGGGAAGAGCAGGCGCGTCAGGTCGGCTATCAGGCGGTTCTGGTCAAACCCGTGCGCCAGTTGGAACTGGTGGAAACCCTGATCGGGGCCGTTGATCCCGCCTCGGTGATGCCGTTCGTCGAAGCCTTCGTCCCCTCGGAGAACAAGGAAACCACCACCATTCCACCGGCACCGGATGCCTACGATGCCTTGGAGTCGGGCAAACTGCTGCTGCTGGCCGAGGATAATCCCGTCAACCAGAAGGTGGCGGTGATGCAGCTGAAAAAACTGGGTTATGCGGTTCACGCCGTCTCCAACGGCAAGGAGGCGGTGGAAGCCGTCTCCCACCTGCCCTACGCCCTGATTCTCATGGACTGCCAGATGCCGGTCATGGACGGCTTCGAAGCCACGCACGTCATCCGGCGCATGGATCGGGCCTCCTCGCGGCACATTCCGGTCATCGCCATGACCGCCAACGCCATGAAAGGCGACCGGGAGCGCTGCCTCAAATCGGGCATGGACGACTACCTCAGCAAACCCGTCTCGCCGGAGGAGTTGCGCAAAAAGCTGGAGTATTGGATTCCCAAAAGCGCCTCCGACATGCCGCCCATCGACATCACTCAGTTACAGCAGTTGTTTGGGCACGATGAGGAGGTTATCCGGGAGCTGATGCGCCATTTCATGCCTTCCGCACGCGAACTGCTTGACAAGTTACGGGAATGCGGGCATCAAAAACAGGCACAGGATCTCGTCGAGGCGGCCAATGAACTCAAGGGGGCCTGTTCCAACATGGGGGCTTCGGTAATGACCCGGCTGGCCCGCCGGCTGGAACAATCGGCTGCCGCCGGGGATTGGCAGGAGGTCGACTCCTCCCTGGAAAATCTGGAGCGGGCCTACCGCCGGGTGGAAGCATTCGTGGAAGACTTCTAG
- a CDS encoding DUF1015 domain-containing protein — MVMQPFQGWRPLPALAADVASPPYDVLNRQEAARMAAGNARSFLHVSKAEIDLPDDVAADDVRVYARAGETFAAFCREGVLRRDETPCFYVYGMSAPGVEQTGLVGAVSVAAYLDNRVRKHEHTRPDKVQDRTRLAEALGAHTGPVLLVNRRHAALESLLAECRTGPAELDVMARDGVRHRLWVVSEAGRVSGLAQAIEEAGDLYVADGHHRSAAATAVCQSRVSAGHPCPDEAPWGRFMAVCFPDHQMRILDYNRVVRDLHGHSVEGFLEALRQSFELEASPRAVKPVEAHCFGMFLAGKWWRLRLKESLAQESDPVAALDVSLLSRHVLEPLLGITDPRRDSRIDFVGGARGTAGLEARVVSGEMQVAFSLFPTGLADLMAVADAGQVMPPKSTWFEPKLLDGLVLQTF, encoded by the coding sequence ATGGTGATGCAACCGTTTCAAGGCTGGCGTCCCTTGCCGGCCCTGGCCGCCGATGTGGCCTCTCCGCCCTATGACGTGTTGAACCGTCAGGAGGCAGCCCGCATGGCTGCTGGGAACGCCCGTTCTTTTTTGCATGTTTCCAAGGCGGAAATCGATCTGCCCGACGACGTTGCCGCGGACGATGTCCGGGTTTATGCCCGGGCGGGGGAGACGTTCGCCGCCTTTTGCCGGGAGGGCGTGCTGCGGCGGGATGAAACCCCCTGCTTCTACGTTTACGGCATGAGCGCCCCCGGTGTGGAGCAGACCGGACTGGTGGGCGCGGTTTCCGTTGCGGCCTATCTGGACAACCGGGTGCGCAAACATGAACACACCCGCCCTGACAAGGTGCAGGATCGTACCCGGCTGGCGGAAGCTCTGGGGGCTCATACCGGACCGGTTCTGCTGGTCAACCGCCGTCACGCCGCCTTGGAGTCCCTGCTGGCCGAATGCCGCACCGGTCCCGCCGAACTGGATGTCATGGCGCGGGATGGGGTGAGGCATCGTCTCTGGGTGGTTTCCGAGGCCGGGCGGGTCAGTGGTCTGGCTCAGGCCATCGAAGAAGCCGGCGACCTCTATGTGGCGGACGGGCATCATCGCAGCGCCGCCGCTACCGCCGTCTGTCAAAGCCGGGTTTCCGCAGGGCATCCCTGTCCCGACGAGGCCCCCTGGGGACGTTTCATGGCCGTCTGTTTCCCGGATCACCAGATGCGCATTCTCGATTACAACCGCGTGGTCAGGGATCTGCACGGCCACTCGGTGGAAGGGTTTCTGGAAGCCTTGCGGCAATCCTTCGAGCTGGAGGCCTCGCCCCGGGCGGTCAAGCCCGTGGAAGCGCATTGCTTCGGCATGTTCCTGGCTGGGAAATGGTGGCGTTTGCGCCTGAAAGAGTCACTGGCACAGGAGAGCGACCCCGTGGCCGCTTTGGATGTCAGTCTGCTCTCCCGTCATGTGCTGGAGCCGCTGTTGGGCATCACCGACCCCCGGAGGGACTCGCGCATCGACTTCGTGGGAGGAGCCCGGGGCACCGCCGGATTGGAAGCGCGGGTGGTTTCCGGAGAGATGCAGGTGGCCTTTTCCCTGTTCCCCACCGGGTTGGCCGATTTGATGGCCGTGGCGGATGCGGGTCAGGTCATGCCGCCCAAGTCGACCTGGTTCGAACCGAAGCTGCTGGATGGACTGGTGTTGCAGACTTTCTGA
- a CDS encoding response regulator → MHEDTMSGGGYRGGEGGQFRLTASARLEILACCDRLARTILSGEQKALVSRIRHLLVEEGEEWKREPPGHRERVGAAANGNALRQLSILVVEDNPLTQKLMDRLLGMQGHRVIVATDGQQALERMRSQTFDLVLMDLGMPVMDGFQATLAIRDLEAQKGLPHTPIIAVTARTDPTERDRVLQVGMDGFHDKPIRAERLFAEMDRVLDGRGETSPGSESAPASPRPGDSPELQGLEEGLEGPDFPFLMQTVSNDMELAREVIELYFTDANRHIERIRNGIGARDAEEVLDAAHSFKGASSALGRTRVYFLARGLETMGRSGDLSRAGPVLDRLEEALTVLNVKTRTWLAEQVR, encoded by the coding sequence ATGCACGAGGATACCATGTCCGGTGGGGGTTATCGCGGCGGAGAGGGCGGACAGTTCCGTCTGACGGCATCCGCGCGTCTGGAGATTCTGGCCTGCTGCGACCGGCTGGCGCGTACCATTCTGAGCGGGGAGCAGAAGGCGTTGGTATCGCGCATCCGCCACCTTCTGGTGGAGGAGGGCGAAGAGTGGAAAAGGGAGCCGCCGGGCCATCGGGAGCGCGTCGGCGCGGCAGCCAACGGCAACGCCTTGAGACAGCTCTCCATCCTGGTGGTGGAGGACAATCCCCTTACCCAGAAATTGATGGACCGCCTGCTGGGCATGCAGGGCCATCGGGTCATCGTGGCCACCGATGGACAACAGGCCCTGGAACGCATGCGTTCCCAAACCTTCGATCTCGTACTGATGGATCTGGGCATGCCGGTGATGGATGGATTCCAGGCCACCCTGGCCATTCGCGATTTGGAAGCCCAGAAGGGGCTGCCCCATACGCCCATCATCGCGGTGACGGCCCGCACCGATCCGACGGAACGGGATCGGGTCTTGCAAGTGGGCATGGACGGTTTTCACGATAAACCGATCCGGGCTGAACGGCTCTTTGCCGAAATGGATCGGGTTCTGGACGGACGTGGCGAAACATCGCCGGGGTCGGAGTCGGCTCCGGCCTCGCCCCGTCCGGGGGATTCCCCCGAACTGCAGGGCCTGGAGGAGGGGTTGGAAGGCCCCGATTTTCCCTTCCTGATGCAAACCGTCTCCAACGATATGGAACTGGCCCGCGAGGTCATCGAACTCTATTTCACCGATGCGAACCGCCATATTGAACGCATTCGCAACGGCATCGGGGCTCGGGATGCCGAGGAGGTATTGGATGCGGCCCACAGTTTCAAGGGGGCCTCTTCCGCCCTGGGGCGCACGCGGGTCTATTTCCTGGCGCGAGGACTGGAGACCATGGGCCGCTCGGGAGATCTTTCCCGGGCCGGCCCCGTGTTGGATCGCCTGGAAGAGGCCCTGACGGTACTGAATGTCAAAACCCGTACCTGGTTGGCCGAGCAGGTGCGTTGA